From the genome of Capsicum annuum cultivar UCD-10X-F1 chromosome 4, UCD10Xv1.1, whole genome shotgun sequence:
atcaaattacattttgtagcatatttatttgtatgtatttgtatttttgtagcaacagtttgcaaaaatacaaaatacatatcgatcataaggacagtaaaaatcatatttatttgtatttttgtggcaacagtttgcaaaaatacaaaatacaacttgttatattatgtaattatgaaactattgctatgaaactcataattaagggaatAAGTATgccatatatatttatatataaatatatatataaatccaaATTAAATTCATTGGGTTGGGCTACACCATAATCCAACTTAAGCCCATCATGTCTTGTGGACTTAAACATTGGGCCAGTGTAACTCTTGACACTGGGCTAGACTAGCAACGTGTAAAGAAGGCCCTGATAGAAAAAGTAGATAATTTTCGCCAAATATATAACATCTAGTCCGTCAAAGTGTCTGGTCTTGAATTTTCGTACCCAAAAATGCATGATCTTAAATTTTTGTTTCCACTAAATAATTTCTAATGTTTGGGTATAAGGTAGAACTTCCGATCAATTATGCAGGTTCATTGTTTTGAAATGTCATGAACGTCTATCTCTCTTATGGGCAACATATCTCAGTTCTAACTTTTAGCTATAAGACTGTACTTCTGATCAATTGTGCAGGTTCATTGtcttaaaatatcataaaaaaatctATCTATCTTACGGGCAACATATCTCTGTTTTAACTTTTATCTATAAGGCTAAACTTCTAATCAATTGTGCTCACAATATTATGAACTTAGAATTTTAGAAGTTCAATAAGTGCATGCtaagaatattttatattttcatcaaGTTTAAATAATGAATTGCACAATGGACACTAATTAAGAAAATACTCTAGCTctattaaaatacttttttattcataaaattcaaattcGAAATCTCTCATTAAGGGtgaaaatatcttatttattttaaaataactcttGATAGTAAATATAAAGTTAATAAAGAAGGGAGTGGCCATTTGGCCCAATAAAGAGACATAATTAGATTTTCTTTTCAAGTTAAGAatatattctttaatttaaaaaatttattggaTTAGGTGCCATTATAACAACCTTAATGAAGACAAAAGACAATAGTTAGTAGTACATTTTAATATAGTGACATATAATAGTGACTCTTGAGAGGCACCAAAAGATATTTTTACCTTTATGAgtcaagttaaaaaataaataaaaatatcttagTTTGAgtgaattttatcttttttttttcgtgtacatttcaaaatatcatatatatctgacaattttattaattaaattgtCTTTTTTATCGAGTCAATAATAATCCAAAACAATTGATTCACAGTTTCTGATCTATTACacaaacattttttaaaatatatatacacaacataatctatatttatcttaaaaaaaattatttggtatatataaataatttatttcaaatctaattaaaaaatagaaaatgcaaTGGCATGCATCTTGTGACTTacataaagttaaaaaaaaaaacattgtttCTCTCAAGATTTTTGACCATTACTAAAAAGCAAGTTAGCATAAAGGAAACTAATAAAAAAGCTTATCATACAGTGCTAATTAAAGTGCAAAATATCTTATAAAGTCATGCAAGAGGTGGTGCATGTCTATTTTTCAATACTTGATAAATATCTAAAGGAATCAATTCGATGCAGTGCAGTGGATGTAGTTGCTCCACCCTTAattagaggtcgagggttcgGCCCTGGGTATGAAGGAAACTCTATTGGGAGCGCTGTCATCTTAACGGCCTTGCAACGCGCGATCCGAATTAGTTGGGGCTTCAATACAGACATCGGACACCaaatgaaaaaccaaaaataaaaatactggaCTCAATGAATCTGGTAATATATGAGGTATCAATTTtgtaccaacatgggttgtggtgtagtAATGGAACtgttccacccttaaccagaggtctcaGGTTCGAGCCCTGGTATGGAGAAAATCCTGTTGGAAGCGCTACCCCCAGAATGTGTTCTGCAACGCGTGCACCGAATTAGTCAGGCTCCACTGTGGGCACCGGACACCAGgtggaaaatcaagaaaaaaaaagtgatatcGATTTTGTGCATTGAGAATGAAAGTTTTATAGTTGCGAACACCTTTTTTCTTTTAGtacattatttcttatatgtggaTTTTAAATTAGTCGAGTCAGTGAATATCGAACTAAAGATGAATACTTTTCTTACCTGTCTTCAACTTCCTATTGCAAATTGTTTATACCAGAAATTTAAAGTATATGTAAAGTTGGTGATATActtctttaaagaaaaaaagtggAAGTGACAGATTTTAAagaatctataaaaaaatatctatacAGTATAAATTgatgataaattaattattaatttactttATGAAAGTGGAGAAGATTTTATATATAACAAATCTATAATAAGATATATATGAGACAAtccaagtttaaaaaaaaaaaaaaaagtaaagcatCTAGAACATCTTGAACAATGATCAAATTCGCTACGACACACTCTAATTTCATGGGAGTTCTATTATCTttcgaactcaattttagcgtatttttgtcaccctatTGTGTTGACGTAAcatcttttgtcaacctttttagctgacatgaTATCCTTAATGTGGgcttcattttatgtaataaaagtgtCACGTTAGTACAAAAGGGTGataaaatacgctaaaattgaatTCAGGGATAATAGTACCGCTGTGAAATTAGAGTacactggatgcttatctctttaaaaaaaaaaaaaattaaacttatgATTTGTGACTAAATAAGTTGTTAAATtatattcaacaaaaaaaaagtttcttGATTTCCaagatatgtatatatactacataCTTATTATGACGATTCGATATAACTTAATTAACAAGACAGATAATAATGAATATAACATAAGTTatatcgattttttattttttttgcatgaaAAAAGTATTCCTCATGCAAAGTAAAACTGATCTACTATAAAACCAAGTTAAACACTTCTTGTTTGAcagcccccaccccacccctccgTCTGCCATCGCGAACATGAAGGCGAAATGCACCCAACCACCCTCCACCACCGCGAAAATCAGCACCGATGGTAGTAGAACCGGAACCTTTATTCTTGGCAAGTACCAACTTGTCCGTCTTTTAGGCCGTGGTAGCTTTGCTAAAGTCTACCACGGCCTTTGTTTAGATGATGATACAAATATCGCCATCAAAGTCATCGACAAAAAATCAACTATTGTCGATGCCTTTATGGAAACTTGTATCATTCGAGAAATATCTTCTATGGTTCGTCTTAACCATCatcccaacatcatcaaactcaaaGAAGTTCTAGCTACAAAATCGAAAATCTACCTTGTCATGGAGATCGCCACTGGTGGCGATCTCCAAGCCAAACTAAACCGTCATGGAAAGTTCTCTGACTCCATTTCTCGTTTCTACTTCCACCAATTAGTCTCTGCACTGCATTATTGCCATCAAAATGGCGTTACTCATCGCGACATCAAGCCACAGAACATACTCCTCGACCAGAACAACAACGTTAAAGTCTCTGATTTTGGGCTCTCTGCCTTGCCTGAACAGCTGAAAAACGGTCTCCTTCATACCGCCTGCGGTACACCTGCTTATACTGCTCCTGAAGTAGCATACAGAAAAGGATACAATGGCGAAAAGGCGGATTCTTGGTCTTGTGGGGTAATTTTATATACATTTCTCTCTGGATACCTTCCATTTGATGATAGTAATATATCCAACATGTTCCGTTTAGTACATCTCCGTAGACTCCGGTTCCCTGATTGGGTTTCGAAATCAGCTAGGAGTGTAATCAACAGGCTACTTGATCCGAACCCGAGTACTAGATTGAGCATAGAGGAATTAATGAAGCTATCTTGGTTCAAGAAGTCTGAGTTGAAGCACCGACAGTTAAATTTGGGTGAGTGTTTATCGGAGAGAGATTGTAAAAACTTGGTCGCGGTAAATGCTTTTGACATAATATCTATGTCATCAGGGTTGGATTTGTCAGGGTTATTCGAGAGCGATATGATCAAGAAAGAGATGAAGTTTACTACGCGCGCTCGAGTTGAGGAGGTTGAAGAGAAAGTGATGAAAATTGGTGAAGAAAGAGGGTATAAAGTGGATAGAAGGAAGGGTTGGGGAATTGGTTTGGTTAAAGGGAGAGTTGTTTTAATGGTGGAAATATTGAAAGTGGCAATGGAGTTGTTGTTGGTTGAGGTTAAAGTTGTTAATGGTGGATTAGAATGTGAGGATTCTCAATGGGAGGAATTGAAATTTGAGATGATGGATATTGTAGTTCAATGATGAGTCTTGAAAGGGGGAAAATGAAGGTTGGTTCGATTAATTTGAATTCACGTTACATAAGAATAGCCGGCAGGAAGGTCCTTCAGGATGGCTCAGTTGGTTTGGAAGGTGGCTATCCAAACGGATGACCCGGGTTCGATCTCCCCGCAATGCCTTCTGAGTCAAGCCTGTTGCACATTGCTTGCCTAGTGCGGTTAACATCCTCTGTGTAGTCTGCAGGCTATTACACATAGTGAGGGGTTTACCCAGTGCGTACAAAAGTGGGAAACCGCTTCTTACATGTTCGTGTTTCTTCATTCTTAGAGCTTGAAACCGACTCGTTATAGTGGGAATTGTTTCCAACGTGTTTCTTCATTCTTAGAGCTTGAAATTAATTCGATTTCGACGCGCAATCCTCCATAGCGGAAGTGCTTGTCGCGAGTTTCTTCATTCTTAATCCTCCATCATATGTTTGCGATGATATTTATATTTAGGATAAGATGTTAAAAATTGTTATCCGATTTGCACAttagaattttttgataaaagaGAATTCAGTCGAATAACTTGCTTGAGCGTAAATACGCCTCTAAGAACCACTCACTCCATCACAACGATCACTATTACCAATCACCACCATCACATCTACCACCGTTCACCGATACTAATCATTAACATAACAGCCATGTTAATTATTATGTATACACTATATAGGATCATAGAAGTAATGGAAAATATAAGCCGTCTTAGCTCAGTGGTAGAGCGCGTGGCTTTTAACCACGTGGTCGTGGGTTCGATCCCCACAGACGGCGTCTTTTATCTTTTTGGAACTCTACAACTAGATGCTGCTGCTACAATAATTCCTCGGGTTCGTTTGATACGGTGGGATAAGAATAAATCccgaaataaaatttgagattaaatTTATGTCGTATTTGGTTTGAGGTGTATTAAAactgatttcaaaattattttgtcCCACCATTTGTTTAATAAAAAGGTGTGATTGCTAGCTCATATTCATCTAAACTTCAATCATATGAAACTCCAGACACCGCATATATGAGGTTATTTCGAAATAGGCAGAAGCACAAAAGTAACTGTCCCTCCAAAGTCTAA
Proteins encoded in this window:
- the LOC107869907 gene encoding CBL-interacting serine/threonine-protein kinase 7, which translates into the protein MKAKCTQPPSTTAKISTDGSRTGTFILGKYQLVRLLGRGSFAKVYHGLCLDDDTNIAIKVIDKKSTIVDAFMETCIIREISSMVRLNHHPNIIKLKEVLATKSKIYLVMEIATGGDLQAKLNRHGKFSDSISRFYFHQLVSALHYCHQNGVTHRDIKPQNILLDQNNNVKVSDFGLSALPEQLKNGLLHTACGTPAYTAPEVAYRKGYNGEKADSWSCGVILYTFLSGYLPFDDSNISNMFRLVHLRRLRFPDWVSKSARSVINRLLDPNPSTRLSIEELMKLSWFKKSELKHRQLNLGECLSERDCKNLVAVNAFDIISMSSGLDLSGLFESDMIKKEMKFTTRARVEEVEEKVMKIGEERGYKVDRRKGWGIGLVKGRVVLMVEILKVAMELLLVEVKVVNGGLECEDSQWEELKFEMMDIVVQ